The following coding sequences are from one Octopus bimaculoides isolate UCB-OBI-ISO-001 chromosome 3, ASM119413v2, whole genome shotgun sequence window:
- the LOC106875233 gene encoding uncharacterized protein LOC106875233 has product MVFDYFSHLHNDILKGDIKSILDLLWRLILNYCIHDDGSDFAQHNSVSAGRKILQSWCQQILPEVNLDTRYNLVKSLCSTDYFFMLLEAIPGIKIPTSDQPSKALHLEFLLENIESQLGIKKDILSVSEVLSGTIDEQILMIYLALLKWKVKNKSYNSPRKQLSYLSTHKLSSPTPRNTSDKSIFQNRNAPNIKNFFSSSTTPTLSTNANEPAQKAINDVSFSQSYGKRSKFFDASSTTDGKESPVPRGSVYPATAFKSKPTTNINNTSKSPPSYDKSLSENNSQILSTNTSNVTSKSLNISPSKMADTTQTTTAYDTEPVFSSKITSTALSDHPSTGVSNISTGIINTACTTVNSCSPSTINSLQTSSGLTKQTMVSTLVLPILTSSSSSTREKLMSSRSLSPPSSSSLSSSLSSSSSFPLTTTTTTATTTTMTENSGMSTKTESGLTLSYSSIHEGDLWPETQACQKNALNSPSSPYFYSYSTLQLSKNPATDVSRNQQTEGYSEKYLLSYSPRSEENGKQSSSDRQFTDLKKTSSMRNNDVSSSLTVTSSDIAASVKDASSNDNGIYTCKKVFLLQSTELPAPISQVASPLLSFENHSFNQSSNLPSCSENQILLTNNDTEQTNGGIVQESVKDKLVPPTPPLTSPPPFPPSPQQYLPTFLPFKISSKTSTLSQPFPHYQHDGEIVDGIYLAPCINVNQGNSIKDRTGKENIGQPICLDEALNNGNHDRCTEVPENQTGKVITVKLNSQDGFNKQHPSGLTSEKIEFLCEEIGKLKEKVNAMETGRTSLNNSNSSFEDTVQSVEIPGNSPTGDCQLSTTSSINKTDFNLSTGRLQEQNKNQPSLINSLENSKHQQVVNDGKKMTEQQIKPEHSTFQSSNNTLQESNKIFRPSESYSPFSSNVSPLRRGHLWKPWTRTDYYKTIKTEEHSNFKLNGNNTKVSNYSCGTDSPNSLISKINHQTKDSPLLRENSSPKRTESSNGTIYHSLTSSNIRNLEDNCKDLVMKGTKYDSLNKDGHNLHQCSLCRMNCKNPHRNSRSDTAAEDDEMNDNNQHFKETFLKVISSSANNQEFQNLLEKYTCFKENISDRIYLIFKQLKQEIENLKESLQLEKTETHNLRIEFEKLEKLKKYDVEKTAQESQTSITGIDIVFLQQENIVLKEELEMVQEESFELKEDVTELKDYQKGVEKVLNELQEQILKTEYDKQILSEELTLLWQQRKALKLNSMDLDQSFKSDGFYLSRSHANIDEVAFSNPYLIENYKSMTPKTSSPTRQSLSTFPFHLSPVVDGQDRNLKCPETPKLYRTMSCLSQVDRNHTDKSDVGFSQNIWRSRENAADNLASNFENMMVNKNGNTSKIIQDFNPNKYQLGQQNKYQRLYWSDQQLNQLISDNEISNREEQDRRNLFSSPSLPSRNSFSSFEEPSRASNRQRVNNVTFNFTKQTENRSAKQGSALKGILKNVKNTPDNVNVDQSLSKSHFSNFPRKVRSVPCSPQNFSHQASAEDLALTSDMEEVFKPLNSLESLKSPFGMGKRWNSHDSLIGSASKWSESNSSKRANLNSLSGNKTLSHDPYFKWRFNRKSPDVKPLFGNPDHPRWVHTPYNFFLANAKPSSDTLKVATPVFSPTKIYKRNKNMSNSKDSQDTANISETNNSSLEFSRTPTIASQNLNLTNTSKAQEFSNLFSPEQLEYSPNTDEEHNTVVRNLCSVFESSDLSFDGSEPGSAKKIRSWYDLDRNSPTKLTKEQRQYADRLIEKYTKLPSEKLIQPAS; this is encoded by the exons gtTAAAAATAAATCCTACAATTCTCCAAGAAAGCAATTGAGCTACTTATCAACCCACAAACTGTCTTCTCCAACTCCGAGGAATACTTCAGACAAAAGCATTTTCCAAAATAGGAATGCTCCAAATATTAAGAATTTCTTCTCTTCAAGTACGACTCCCACTTTGTCTACTAACGCCAATGAACCGGCACAAAAAGCAATAAATGATGTTTCTTTTAGCCAGAGTTATGGAAAAAGATCGAAATTCTTTGATGCTTCATCGACCACGGATGGTAAGGAGAGTCCTGTCCCAAGGGGGTCTGTCTACCCAGCTACAGCATTTAAGTCAAAACCAACAACTAACATCAACAATACCAGTAAATCCCCCCCATCTTACGACAAGTCACTGTcagaaaataacagccaaattttatCAACAAATACCAGCAATGTTACATCCAAGTCTCTCAATATTTCTCCCTCTAAAATGGCCGATACGACCCAGACGACTACTGCGTATGATACTGAACCTGTATTCAGCAGTAAAATAACATCTACAGCTCTCAGTGATCATCCATCGACAGGAGTGAGTAACATATCGACTGGCATCATTAACACTGCCTGCACGACCGTTAACAGTTGTTCACCTTCAACAATTAACAGTCTTCAAACATCTTCAGGTTTAACAAAACAAACCATGGTGTCTACATTAGTTCTACCTatactgacatcatcatcatcatcaacaagagaGAAGCTAATGTCATCTagatcattatcaccaccatcttcttcatcactatcatcatcattatcgtcatcatcatcctttccactcacaacaacaacaacaacagcaacaacaacgacaatgacagaAAATAGTGGAATGTCAACAAAGACAGAATCTGGTCTGACACTGAGTTATTCTTCCATTCATGAAGGAGATCTTTGGCCAGAAACACAGGCTTGCCAAAAGAATGCCTTAAACTCACCATCAAGCCCCTATTTTTATTCCTATTCAACATTACAACTGAGTAAAAATCCTGCAACAGACGTTAGCAGGAATCAACAAACTGAAGGATATTCTGAAAAATACTTGCTAAGTTATTCTCCCAGATCTGAAGAGAATGGAAAGCAATCTTCTTCAGATAGACAGTTCACTGATTTAAAGAAAACATCTTCAATGAGAAATAATGATGTTAGCAGTTCTCTCACGGTAACATCTTCAGATATTGCTGCATCTGTCAAAGATGCATCTTCTAATGATAATggaatatacacatgtaaaaaaGTTTTTCTCCTGCAAAGCACCGAATTACCTGCTCCCATTTCCCAGGTGGCTTCCCCTCTTTTATCATTCGAAAATCATTCTTTTAATCAAAGTTCAAATTTGCCATCATGTTCAGAAAATCAGATTCTTTTGACTAACAATGACACAGAACAGACTAATGGGGGCATTGTCCAAGAAAGTGTAAAAGATAAACTTGTGCCGCCAACTCCACCTTTAACATCTCCTCCACCCTTTCCACCCTCTCCCCAACAGTACTTGCCTACGTTTTTACCCTTTAAAATTTCTAGCAAAACATCAACTCTATCACAGCCATTTCCTCATTACCAACATGACGGGGAAATAGTCGACGGAATTTACTTGGCACCTTGTATAAATGTGAATCAGGGAAATTCTATTAAAGATAGAACAGGTAAAGAAAATATTGGTCAGCCAATATGTCTTGATGAAGCATTAAATAATGGTAATCATGATAGATGTACTGAAGTTCCGGAAAATCAGACTGGTAAAGTAATCACAGTCAAATTGAATTCTCAAGATGGTTTTAACAAGCAACATCCATCGGGACTTACATCAGAGAAGATTGAATTTCTTTGTGAAGAAATTGGAAAACTTAAGGAAAAAGTGAATGCTATGGAAACTGGAAGAACATCATTGAACAATTCTAATTCTTCATTTGAAGACACTGTACAAAGTGTGGAGATACCAGGAAATTCCCCGACTGGTGATTGTCAGCTTTCAACTACTTCCAGCATTAATAAAACTGATTTTAATTTGAGTACAGGAAGATTACAGGAACAGAATAAAAACCAGCCTTCATTAATTAACTCTTTGGAAAATTCCAAGCACCAGCAAGTTGTTAATGATGGTAAAAAAATGACCGAACAGCAAATAAAACCGGAACATTCAACATTTCAGTCAAGTAATAACACATTACaagaaagcaataaaattttTCGTCCAAGTGAGAGTTACTCTCCTTTTTCGTCTAATGTTTCGCCTTTAAGGAGAGGTCATCTCTGGAAACCTTGGACTAGAACAGACTATTATAAAACTATTAAAACAGAAGAACATTCGAATTTCAAACTGAATGGTAATAATACCAAAGTTTCAAACTATTCTTGTGGTACGGATTCACCAAATTCtttaattagtaaaataaacCATCAAACTAAAGATTCTCCACTGCTGAGAGAAAACTCATCTCCTAAAAGAACTGAATCCTCGAATGGAACAATTTACCATTCTCTAACATCTTCAAATATAAGAAATCTTGAAGATAATTGTAAAGATTTAGTAATGAAAGGAACAAAATATGATTCTTTGAACAAGGATGGACATAACCTCCACCAGTGTAGCCTCTGTCGTATGAATTGCAAAAATCCACACAGAAATTCCAGAAGTGACACAGCTGCTGAGGATGACGAGATGAATGATAATAATCAACATTTCAAAGAAACGTTTTTAAAAGTGATTTCTTCAAGTGCCAACAATCAAGAATTTCAGAACTTACTAGAGAAGTATActtgttttaaagaaaacatttctgaTAGAATTTATctaatatttaaacaattaaaacaagaaattgaaaatctAAAAGAAAGTTTACAACTTGAGAAGACAGAAACCCATAATCTGCGAATCGAATTTGAGAAGTTGGAGAAATTGAAGAAGTATGATGTTGAGAAAACTGCCCAAGAAAGCCAGACAAGCATAACAGGaattgatattgtttttcttcaACAGGAGAACATTGTATTAAAAGAGGAACTGGAGATGGTTCAAGAAGAATCCTTTGAATTAAAAGAG GATGTAACGGAACTAAAAGATTATCAGAAAGGAGTTGAGAAAGTCCTTAATGAACTGCAAGAGCAAATTCTGAAGACTGAATATGATAAACAGATCTTATCAGAGGAATTAACTCTACTTTGGCAGCAAAGGAAGGCTCTGAAACTGAACAGCATGGATTTAGATCAATCTTTTAAAAGTGATGGATTTTACCTGTCAAGATCTCATGCAAATATAGATGAGGTGGCTTTTTCTAATCCATATCTCATTGAAAACTATAAATCAATGACTCCTAAAACAAGCAGTCCAACTCGTCAGTCtctgtccacttttccattccaTTTAAGTCCTGTAGTTGATGGACAGGACAGAAATCTAAAATGTCCAGAGACACCAAAATTATATCGTACAATGTCTTGTCTATCCCAAGTAGATAGAAATCACACTGATAAAAGTGATGTAGGTTTTTCTCAAAACATTTGGAGAAGCAGAGAAAACGCAGCTGACAATTTGGcctctaattttgaaaatatgatgGTTAATAAGAATGGAAATACTTCGAAAATAATCCAAGATTTTAATCCAAATAAATATCAGCTGGGTCAGCAAAACAAATATCAACGACTGTACTGGAGTGATCAACAACTGAATCAATTAATTTCAGATAATGAAATTAGTAATAGAGAAGAACAAGATAGGCGTAATCTTTTTAGTTCTCCTAGTTTGCCATCAAGGAACAGTTTTTCATCTTTTGAAGAACCTTCTAGAGCATCGAATCGACAGAGAGTAAATAATGTGACATTTAATTTCACTAAACAGACTGAAAATAGGTCAGCAAAGCAAGGGTCGGCCTTAAAAGGAATTctcaaaaatgtgaaaaatacacCTGACAATGTAAATGTAGATCAAAGTTTATCAAAGAGTCATTTTAGCAATTTTCCAAGAAAGGTACGGAGTGTTCCATGTTCTCCCCAAAACTTCTCTCATCAGGCATCAGCTGAGGATTTAGCACTAACGTCAGATATGGAGGAAGTCTTCAAGCCTCTAAATTCTTTGGAATCATTGAAGAGCCCTTTTGGCATGGGGAAAAGGTGGAATTCTCATGACTCCCTGATTGGTTCTGCTTCTAAATGGTCTGAAAGTAACTCAAGCAAAAGAGCAAACCTTAATAGCCTTTCAGGAAACAAAACTCTATCTCATGATCCTTACTTTAAATGGCGCTTTAACAGAAAATCTCCTGATGTCAAACCCTTATTTGGTAACCCAGACCACCCACGTTGGGTTCATACTCCTTACAACTTCTTCCTTGCAAATGCTAAACCATCTAGTGACACTTTAAAAGTTGCCACACCTGTCTTCTCACCAACTAAAATCtacaaaaggaataaaaatatgtCAAACAGCAAAGATTCTCAAGACACAGCAAATATATCAGAGACAAACAATTCTTCTTTGGAATTTTCAAGAACTCCAACAATTGCATCTCAAAACTTAAATCTAACAAACACTTCAAAAGCACAGGAATTTTCAAATCTGTTTTCTCCAGAACAACTGGAATATTCACCAAACACTGACGAAGAACATAACACCGTTGTACGTAATTTATGTTCTGTCTTTGAAAGCAGTGATCTATCTTTTGATGGTTCTGAACCTGGGTCAGCAAAGAAAATTCGATCTTGGTATGATCTTGATAG AAATTCTCCTACAAAGCTGACCAAAGAACAGAGACAATATGCTGATAGATTAATTGAGAAATACACCAAGCTGCCAAGTGAAAAGCTTATCCAACCAGCATCATAA